From the genome of Labrus bergylta chromosome 4, fLabBer1.1, whole genome shotgun sequence, one region includes:
- the LOC109997714 gene encoding intercellular adhesion molecule 2-like, whose amino-acid sequence MQPLRTLSPLMLMILLCAKMTAPVVMTTPEATTPTPTYPEESTSAAPRGCPLVLTPPKIVVKFGDPATVNCSTSAPDAEVMGWESTVGGTGVVNPPAVIWRVKKLEEWTIEPKCFVTTGHEQCLVMPEVTLYKTPDMVSISAMNPGPMVEGKDFFLTCNISNVAPVGNLIIQWYRGVVHVHKQTINNTIVTPLSVSPTLRITPRRSFDRSEFQCIAELHLGPYGPQPVPKMASLPYIADVHYLPIFKESYIIEITLAQGENMTFNCTAEGNPSPKMQWKFPSAVNVRETTGGRYRNISIIGATSTNAGVYICNATNDIGTVTRSVTVIMLSKTSAAPSWYIWVIVIVCVVVLLSIIVVISLKLRK is encoded by the exons CCAAGATGACGGCCCCTGTAGTCATGACCACCCCAGAggcaacaacaccaacaccgACTTACCCAGAAGAATCAACATCAGCCGCCCCCAGAG GTTGCCCTCTCGTATTGACACCTCCCAAAATTGTGGTGAAATTTGGAGATCCAGCTACAGTGAACTGCAGCACATCAGCCCCAGATGCTGAGGTAATGGGCTGGGAGTCAACAGTAGGAGGCACAGGGGTTGTAAATCCACCGGCAGTCATCTGGAGGGTTAAAAAACTGGAAGAGTGGACCATAGAACCTAAGTGTTTCGTCACTACAGGACATGAGCAGTGCCTTGTGATGCCAGAGGTCACTCTTTACA aaaCTCCTGACATGGTGTCAATCTCTGCAATGAATCCTGGACCGATGGTAGAGGGCAAAGACTTTTTCCTGACATGTAACATCTCCAACGTGGCTCCTGTTGGGAACCTCATAATACAGTGGTACAGAGGCGTCGTACATGTGCACAAGCAAACAATTAATAACACCATTGTGACCCCACTCAGTGTGTCTCCTACCCTGAGAATCACACCTAGAAGAAGTTTTGACCGATCAGAGTTTCAATGCATTGCTGAGCTTCATCTTGGACCGTATGGTCCACAGCCAGTCCCGAAAATGGCCTCATTGCCTTACATAGCTGATGTGCACT ATCTCCCCATTTTCAAGGAAAGTTACATTATAGAGATTACCCTGGCCCAGGGTGAAAATATGACTTTTAACTGCACTGCTGAGGGCAACCCTTCCCCTAAGATGCAATGGAAGTTCCCCTCTGCAGTGAATGTGAGAGAGACCACTGGGGGGCGCTACAGGAATATCAGCATCATTGGAGCCACGTCTACCAATGCTGGTGTTTACATCTGTAATGCCACGAATGACATTGGGACTGTGACAAGATCTGTCACAGTGATAATGCTAA GTAAAACTAGTGCGGCGCCCTCATGGTATATATgggttattgttattgtttgtgtggtTGTCTTGCTCAGCATCATCGTGGTCATAAGCCTGAAGCTTAGGAAATGA